In Campylobacter vulpis, a genomic segment contains:
- a CDS encoding Cj0814 family flagellar-dependent secreted protein: MSIFSINDNSNYSSILSQAKASKESKENSKISFANAFLKQNASKLNEIQSANSQTLIKSEVLNSGSNSTLDTNYGLFSEFQNTVHTLKYKQADLNNASSLAYGYSVDKNGYMGSDFNKAAGLPEDFKIHKSTLDEIERKAENNSYISDKKQYLGIDKYYTNIDMAETIRQYYNQFNQIINHTFGDVNRTSFSEADLNNLPKGISFTTSDKTIGIMPKSYDKLTISNYYNTQEQYKEIEQLGMFAHINTGLQQLNFTPQSMQTQNLDEDTLKDTFNPDMSVYPQNEDGSYSKEALFMSFLKSTGALPRENSATLNPTAKFYAEAMLKESFEGSLASLDDIMTGKVDFASLLKGYAQDGWLDASIYAMETGAKWQNIYVGNGGAWFDNQFNQAKANGWKASSESINSFVNSIMDRLNNLIGQTRV, encoded by the coding sequence AGTATCAATGATAACTCAAATTATAGTTCTATACTTTCACAAGCAAAAGCTAGTAAAGAAAGTAAAGAGAATTCTAAAATAAGTTTTGCTAATGCTTTTTTAAAACAAAATGCTAGTAAATTAAATGAAATTCAAAGTGCTAATTCACAAACTCTAATAAAAAGTGAAGTTTTAAATAGTGGCTCAAATTCCACTCTTGACACAAACTATGGCTTATTTAGCGAATTTCAAAATACCGTTCATACTCTAAAATATAAACAAGCAGATTTAAACAATGCTTCATCTTTAGCCTATGGTTACAGCGTAGATAAAAATGGCTATATGGGAAGTGATTTTAATAAGGCTGCAGGATTACCCGAAGATTTTAAAATACATAAATCTACTTTAGATGAGATAGAAAGAAAAGCTGAAAATAATTCTTATATCTCAGATAAAAAACAATATTTAGGCATAGATAAATACTACACAAATATAGATATGGCTGAAACAATTAGACAATACTACAATCAGTTTAACCAAATCATTAATCATACTTTTGGTGATGTCAATAGAACAAGCTTTAGCGAAGCTGATTTAAATAATTTGCCTAAAGGAATAAGCTTTACAACTAGTGATAAGACTATAGGCATTATGCCAAAAAGTTATGATAAGCTAACGATTTCAAATTATTATAATACCCAAGAGCAGTATAAAGAAATAGAACAATTAGGTATGTTTGCACATATTAATACGGGATTGCAACAGTTAAATTTTACTCCACAAAGTATGCAAACTCAAAATTTAGATGAAGATACTTTAAAAGATACTTTTAATCCTGATATGTCAGTTTATCCACAAAATGAAGATGGAAGTTATTCTAAGGAAGCTTTATTTATGAGTTTTTTAAAATCTACAGGTGCATTACCAAGAGAAAATAGTGCAACGCTAAATCCTACGGCTAAGTTTTACGCTGAAGCTATGCTTAAAGAAAGCTTTGAAGGCTCTTTGGCTTCCTTAGACGACATTATGACAGGAAAAGTGGATTTTGCAAGTTTGTTAAAAGGCTATGCACAAGATGGCTGGCTTGATGCGAGTATATATGCGATGGAAACAGGAGCTAAATGGCAAAATATATATGTAGGCAATGGTGGAGCTTGGTTTGATAATCAGTTTAATCAAGCAAAAGCTAACGGCTGGAAAGCAAGTAGTGAAAGTATCAATTCTTTTGTTAATTCTATAATGGATAGACTTAATAATCTTATAGGACAAACTAGGGTTTAG